One window of the Eucalyptus grandis isolate ANBG69807.140 chromosome 6, ASM1654582v1, whole genome shotgun sequence genome contains the following:
- the LOC120294225 gene encoding senescence-specific cysteine protease SAG12-like: protein MEGITMIKKRKLVPLSVQELVDCDDNDDGCIGGLMDSAFEFIVSNGGLTTEANYPYQENKGTCNTAKAANPAASITGYKDVPANNEKALLQAVANQPVSVAIEGGGFDFQFYSTGVFTGSCGTDIDHAVTAVGYGKTSGSGGTKYWLMKNSWGTGWGEKGYMRIQKDVSSKAGLCGLATEASYPTA, encoded by the coding sequence ATGGAAGGGATTACCATGATCAAGAAGCGGAAGTTGGTGCCACTCTCGGTGCAAGAACTCGTGGATTGTGATGATAACGATGATGGTTGCATAGGCGGGCTCATGGACAGTGCCTTCGAGTTCATTGTAAGCAATGGTGGCCTCACGACTGAGGCGAACTATCCTTACCAGGAAAATAAAGGGACCTGCAATACGGCCAAGGCAGCAAACCCCGCAGCCTCAATAACTGGATATAAGGATGTGCCCGCCAACAACGAGAAGGCCCTCTTGCAGGCCGTGGCAAACCAGCCAGTCTCGGTGGCAATTGAGGGGGGCGGGTTTGATTTCCAATTCTACTCAACCGGCGTGTTCACAGGCTCATGTGGGACCGACATTGACCACGCGGTCACGGCGGTCGGGTATGGGAAGACCTCTGGCTCTGGCGGGACCAAGTATTGGCTGATGAAGAATTCGTGGGGCACCGGGTGGGGAGAGAAAGGGTACATGAGGATCCAGAAGGATGTGAGCTCTAAGGCTGGTCTCTGTGGTCTTGCCACGGAAGCTTCTTATCCAACtgcatga